A stretch of Anaerobiospirillum thomasii DNA encodes these proteins:
- a CDS encoding DUF2786 domain-containing protein, translating into MANKDILDKIQKLLALSKSTNPSEASIALNRAQKLMAEHNISSQDISLNSIDSQKYELKSYFRSKILIGTLASIICKAFGVDYFFNYVNSKPRGVTFVGNKDRMEIAIYTVTILQRQLEIERATYKKEHEPELKKRIDKAIAEHNATVKALLNHPIFNSAHDIMFDIFSDEDEIEKRITKKVKYAFNKELNLFLEGWLCSVNKKVIEFALSDNEAALISTYMKKNFNLTSTHSRKRNLSTAEIEAFKTGQIRGKDGFNLYSAVNGSEGCRLTFKEE; encoded by the coding sequence ATGGCTAACAAAGATATACTTGATAAAATTCAAAAACTGCTGGCTCTGTCCAAATCCACAAATCCTTCAGAGGCCTCTATTGCACTTAACCGTGCTCAGAAACTGATGGCAGAGCACAATATCTCCTCTCAGGATATATCCTTAAACTCAATTGACTCACAAAAGTATGAGTTAAAGAGTTATTTTAGAAGTAAAATCCTTATAGGCACTCTTGCTTCCATTATTTGTAAAGCCTTTGGCGTTGACTACTTTTTTAATTATGTAAACTCAAAACCACGCGGTGTAACCTTTGTAGGCAATAAAGACAGAATGGAGATTGCCATCTATACCGTAACCATTTTGCAAAGACAGCTTGAGATTGAAAGAGCAACATATAAAAAAGAGCATGAGCCTGAGCTCAAAAAAAGAATAGATAAAGCCATAGCAGAGCACAACGCTACTGTCAAAGCCCTCTTAAACCACCCTATATTCAACTCAGCGCACGACATTATGTTTGATATTTTTTCTGATGAAGATGAAATTGAAAAACGTATTACCAAAAAAGTTAAATACGCTTTTAACAAAGAACTTAATCTTTTTCTTGAAGGCTGGCTGTGCTCTGTTAATAAAAAGGTTATAGAGTTTGCTCTAAGTGATAATGAGGCGGCTTTAATTTCAACATATATGAAGAAAAACTTTAATCTAACCTCTACCCATTCAAGAAAAAGAAATCTGAGTACTGCTGAGATTGAGGCTTTTAAAACAGGACAGATACGCGGCAAGGATGGTTTTAACCTCTATTCTGCTGTAAATGGCAGTGAAGGCTGCAGACTTACTTTTAAGGAAGAATAG
- a CDS encoding LacI family DNA-binding transcriptional regulator: MSSRATLQDIADLVGVTKMTVSRYLNNRDSVAKETSDKIQKAIEKLGYIPNRVPSMMSKSRSYAVGLLIPSFSNLVFPDVIDGVQEIAIANNYNVLIAHTGYSNTDEESQIASLLSYKVDGLILTESAHTRQSLKMLSNAAIPVVELMEYRERPVDMCVGLDHETIAYNITKAMIESGRKHIAYFGVRLDRRTMLRAQGYERALSEYGLEPYTFYNKSRSNFTMGGDLMRKAVAEINDLDAIICTNDDVAVGALIAAMDLKLSIPDDIAVVGYNGLNIGQATIPKLCSVDTPRHEMGRTAMQLILDRLNNKISSKVRIMLECSITQGMSLTKQEYNTMQRLLRASVDEKNTQR, from the coding sequence ATGAGCAGCAGAGCCACATTACAGGATATTGCAGATTTAGTCGGTGTCACCAAGATGACAGTATCGCGTTATTTAAATAACAGAGATAGTGTCGCCAAGGAAACATCCGATAAAATACAAAAAGCCATAGAGAAATTAGGCTATATCCCAAACCGCGTGCCTTCAATGATGTCTAAGTCGCGCTCCTATGCTGTAGGCCTTTTAATTCCATCCTTTTCCAATCTTGTATTTCCTGATGTAATTGATGGAGTGCAGGAGATTGCCATTGCCAATAATTACAATGTGCTAATTGCCCATACTGGCTATTCAAATACCGATGAGGAAAGTCAGATAGCATCTTTGCTCTCCTATAAGGTTGACGGTCTTATTCTTACAGAGAGCGCTCATACCAGACAGTCGCTCAAGATGCTCTCAAATGCAGCTATTCCTGTAGTTGAGCTTATGGAGTACAGAGAAAGACCTGTAGATATGTGTGTAGGTCTTGATCATGAGACCATTGCCTATAATATCACCAAAGCCATGATTGAGTCTGGCAGAAAGCATATTGCCTATTTTGGCGTAAGACTTGACAGGCGTACCATGCTGCGTGCACAGGGCTATGAAAGAGCTTTGAGCGAGTATGGTCTTGAGCCTTATACCTTTTACAATAAATCGCGCTCCAACTTTACTATGGGCGGCGATCTGATGCGCAAGGCTGTAGCTGAAATTAATGATCTTGATGCTATTATCTGCACCAATGATGACGTGGCTGTAGGCGCCCTCATTGCAGCTATGGATTTAAAACTATCAATTCCTGACGATATTGCAGTTGTAGGATATAATGGTCTTAATATTGGACAGGCAACAATTCCAAAACTGTGCTCTGTAGATACCCCGCGACATGAAATGGGGCGCACAGCCATGCAGCTTATACTTGACAGACTGAATAACAAGATCAGCTCAAAAGTCCGTATCATGCTTGAGTGCTCTATAACACAGGGCATGAGTCTTACTAAGCAGGAGTACAATACTATGCAAAGACTTTTAAGAGCATCTGTAGATGAAAAGAACACGCAACGTTGA
- a CDS encoding DNA-deoxyinosine glycosylase produces MPSDRIYALKPYIAEGSRILLLGSMPSVRSLESGFYYMHRQNRMWQILSSFVPFEVDDSVKSRMKAADYLHLSFSDVIASCVRQGSLDSAIRDYKINDINAITDHNKSIVRIITAGSKAQSLFKKHIVLNRSDIEVLHLPSTSPANTRFSLESLKAIYKEAIVIHDN; encoded by the coding sequence ATGCCATCAGATAGAATATATGCTCTAAAGCCCTATATTGCAGAGGGTAGCCGCATTCTGCTTTTAGGCTCTATGCCTTCTGTCAGATCGCTTGAGAGCGGTTTTTATTATATGCACAGACAAAACAGAATGTGGCAGATTCTCTCATCCTTTGTGCCCTTTGAGGTTGATGATAGTGTAAAGTCACGTATGAAGGCGGCAGATTATCTGCATCTGTCCTTTAGTGATGTTATAGCAAGCTGTGTAAGACAGGGCAGTCTTGACAGTGCTATCAGAGACTATAAGATAAATGATATAAATGCTATAACTGATCACAATAAGAGTATAGTGCGTATAATAACCGCAGGGAGTAAGGCGCAGAGTCTGTTTAAAAAGCATATTGTGCTCAATCGCAGTGATATAGAGGTTTTGCATCTGCCTTCAACCTCACCTGCCAATACCAGATTTTCGCTTGAAAGCCTTAAAGCCATATACAAAGAGGCTATAGTTATACATGATAATTAG
- a CDS encoding YbaK/EbsC family protein, translating to MISTANIFSYLDNRHINYELYHHKAVASAADIANMPVMSGTVVKNLILTTKDKKLFMYTLPLQARADLKALAKELDCSRLSFGSSSDLAFLGIPAGMVSPLCLLNDRQGEFCYVQAACLDKSEIVNCHPFSNSMSIDIRRCDLEAIVKDSGHEIIKSHAIR from the coding sequence ATGATCTCTACAGCCAATATATTTTCCTATCTTGACAATAGACATATAAATTACGAGCTTTATCATCACAAGGCCGTAGCCAGTGCCGCCGATATTGCCAATATGCCGGTGATGAGTGGTACTGTAGTTAAAAATCTTATTTTAACCACCAAGGATAAAAAGCTTTTTATGTATACCCTGCCTTTGCAGGCAAGGGCTGATTTAAAGGCTCTGGCCAAAGAGCTTGACTGTTCGCGTCTGTCCTTTGGCAGCAGCTCTGATCTGGCTTTTTTAGGAATACCAGCTGGCATGGTAAGTCCTCTGTGTCTTTTAAATGACAGGCAGGGTGAGTTTTGCTATGTACAGGCGGCCTGTCTTGATAAGAGTGAGATTGTAAACTGCCACCCCTTTAGCAACAGCATGTCAATTGATATCAGACGCTGTGATCTTGAAGCTATTGTCAAAGACAGCGGTCATGAGATTATAAAAAGTCATGCCATCAGATAG